A window of Malania oleifera isolate guangnan ecotype guangnan chromosome 2, ASM2987363v1, whole genome shotgun sequence genomic DNA:
TTTAAAAAACAAAGCATTACTACAAGATCTGTGCTCCTGGGCAATCTATCAAGCAAATACTTCATCAAGGTCCCATACAATGAAAAACAATATGGTAATAATCTAGCCAATGCAATACCTATAAAACCATCATTCATTTACAGCCCATGGTAGAAAACAGAGAAAAACAAGACAAATACAACTATTAAATTCTAAATGATCAATCTGAGAATGGCACCAACCTTTCAAAGCTTCTGTGGATGTTTCACGTCTTTCGCTTGTTCCATTTATATCTGCATTTATTACAAAAACTCTGTTAAATCAACAGTTTAATTTTTTCAGTTGGATCAAACCCTTTCCTGAACATCTCTTCTACCCATCTCTTAGCCTCAGCTACCCTACCCTGTTTGAAAAAACCCTGAGCTAATATATCATATGTCCATCGATTGGGTTCATAACCTTTTTGCTGCAACCTACTGAATAATTCACAAGCAGAGTCCATTTGGGTTTTGGTTAGTCTTCTCAACAACATGTTGTAAGTATAAAGATCAAGTGGGAAGCACTGGTTTATCACTTCTTCCAAGCCCTCAATATTTTGGTTGATTGTCATACGACCAGAAAATGCACCAATTAGCTGGCCAAGAATTGAACAACGAGAAGATGTCTCATCATGTGCACCTCTTGAACAGACCCACGCCTCATACAGCTCTTTACTCTTCAATGAATGCAACAAAAGTACGTTGCCAATGAAGGATGAAATATGATGCCTAGTTCCCTCTAAATCATAGACAATATTTACCACCGCATCATACCTTTTGCACAAGCACAATGACAGCACAAGTTCCTCATAACACTGAAGACTAGGCGTCACTCCATTCACCCGCATTTCTCTCAGGATTTCCAATGCAATATGTGGGTTGTTGGCTTTGCATAGACCGACAATCATGGCATGGTACAATTTTCTGTGAATCTCTCTCCTATTGCGCAAGTCCCTAAAAAAATTTAGGGCTTCAGAGATTCTTCTGTTCTTTAGGTAAGCCTGCAACATCAAAATATCAGAACTCAAATTGGGCACAAGCTCACTTCTCTGCATCATCTCAAATACTTCTCTGGCAAGCTCAGGTTTTTTGGCGTCTCCAGCTCCATCAATGAAGAAGTCATAAACCTGACATTTATTTTCATGACAAGACAACAGCATCTCCAGAAACTTGAAAAATTGCAAATGTGAAACATCCATTTCAAATAGACATTTAACAACTGCTCTCAACAATTTCCGAGTTGGGGTGTGGCCTTTCTCTTGCATTTCAATGAGAAGTCCAATAGCAATACCCCCCCTATTCAACTTACTTAAACCATATATTAAGTTAGAGTATGTATTTTTAGAGCCAAATTGCGTAACTCTATTGAGTTCTCTGTGTATGAGATAACCATCTTCTACCCTCCTGGCTCTACAGAGAGCTGAAATAAACTTGTCATATGTTGAAGTACTAGGCATGAAATTTTGTTCCAAAGCTACAAGAATCAGTTCCTTCATCTTATCAAGCTTTCCCTCTCTGCAGAGGGCATCCGCAAGAATTGAGAAGGTCTTCCTACCAAGGAAATAACCTTGGTCAATGGAGTTCCTTAAAACATGATATGCTTCATCAGCATCATCCCCACAAAGGGTTTTTATTAGATGGTTGTAAGCCATGCGATTGGGAGAAAACTGAAACTCTGACCTCGAGTTGTACAACTCAAGCGCAACATCCATCATTCCAGCCTTGCAAAAAAAGCACAATGCGGCATTTATGGTCGCCTTATCAGGTGCTATCTGACCCTCCTTCATTTCCATCAGCAAATCATAGACCTCCTCAAGCCGGTTCTCCTTTAAAAGCCTGTAGATCAAAATATTATAACGAAACACATCAGGAACATACCCCTCCAAAGCCATCTTGCCCTGCAAGAATTCCAATGCCACATCAACCTTGCCAGCCCTAACAAGTTCCTTGATCATCACACTGTAAGCATGCTTCATCTGAACATTTCTCAGCTCATGGAACTCCTCAACCAAGCAACTAGCCTTGTCAAACATCCGGCTTTTACAAAGCGCACCAACCATATGACCAACCATATATCCGCTCAAAACACGCCCGTCACGGACCAAGCTGCGAAGAAACTCTTCTGCCTCTTCCAATCGGTTCTGCTTGCAAAAGCTCTTCACTAATATGGAGTGCGTGATCTCACTCTCCAACCCCCTCATGGAGATTTGCTTCGACACGACCTGGACAGCATCAAAACAGTTCTCCTCCACCAAAGCATTCAAAAGAACATGATACGCAAAATCATCCAAGTCAAGACCATGAAACCGCATTTTGCCGAACAGCTGGAGGGCGATCTCGGGCTTCCCCGCAACTGCGTATCCCATGACAAGAACGTTGTAGAATCTGACCTTGTAAACATAACTTCGCTTCATGATATTCTCCAGAAAGTCCAGCATGAGAGACATGAGCTTCGCGCGCAACATAATCTTGAAGATGGCGCTGAAGGTTGCGCGGGTGTGGTAAAACCCTGCTTGCCTCCCGGCCCAGTCGAAGAACTTCAGACACGACAGCACGTCCTTGCCGTAGTTCAAGACATCCAATACAAAGCGCTCGGAGAGCGGAAGGCAGAGGTCGGAGAGTGCCGCATCGGCGGCGTTCCGCGACGACGGGTCGTTCTCGTCGTGATCGCCCAATATCGAGTAAATTCGATCCATCAACGCGTTGTTCTGGCCTTTGAACCATTCTTTGAACGATCGCGCAACGTCCTTCGCTCGAAAATTGATCTGCGCCGGTGGTGCGGCCGGCGGCAAGAACGGATGGGCCGCAGAAGATGTAGAAGAccaagaagagaaggagaaagaggaGATTGATGAGAGGAGGAAGGTGTGATCGTTGACGATGAAGATTGGGGAGAGAAAAACCCTAGATTTGGTAACATGTCTGAGCTTCAGCATGATAATGCTGATACCTGCTGAAGAACCAGCGGCCATGGGGAAAAGCGTTGGGCCATAAACTCGGAATGGCGGGCGACGCTCAATCCAAAATGACGTCGTTTCTTTGTTGGACGTGTACAAATTTACCCATCAaattttttttgatttattttgatctcaagtttttatttttatttttttcttatttaggtTAAATCAAATCATAGAAACTCAAATCATTTTATACTTTTTCGtccttttcaaaaatttaaaaatattttaaaaagtgaaGAAATGGGAGGAAAAAATATTTCCCATATCAATCAAACTGTCCAGGTTCaaaaaatacacaaaaaaaatttatttctctgAATTTTAACTTTACAAAAGCTAATAATCTTCTTGATGAAATTGGGTTAGAATGTGCActtcttttgatttttcaaattaaaaatttatataaattctgCCATTTCAAATTTAGACCGTTACAAATATGTACAAGTGGTATTGAATTTTTTCTCAgtctatacaaatttaaatcttCTCCTCAAAATCTATACTCCAACTACTATCTTAATTTAGTTTACAAAAATTCCATTTCATATTAAAAAAAGAGTAAGATCTAACATTGCATGACAAATATCGAAGCATCGAGCACATAATCGTCTAAAGAAATTTCTCTTATTCACGTTACAACAAAATAAGGAATTATCTATGTGGAGCATATCTTGTCGGAGTCTTTGGCCATATTTGTTGAAAGGATGAAAGGAAATAAATGTTTAGGTTAATCATAATA
This region includes:
- the LOC131148577 gene encoding pentatricopeptide repeat-containing protein At1g71210, mitochondrial; amino-acid sequence: MAAGSSAGISIIMLKLRHVTKSRVFLSPIFIVNDHTFLLSSISSFSFSSWSSTSSAAHPFLPPAAPPAQINFRAKDVARSFKEWFKGQNNALMDRIYSILGDHDENDPSSRNAADAALSDLCLPLSERFVLDVLNYGKDVLSCLKFFDWAGRQAGFYHTRATFSAIFKIMLRAKLMSLMLDFLENIMKRSYVYKVRFYNVLVMGYAVAGKPEIALQLFGKMRFHGLDLDDFAYHVLLNALVEENCFDAVQVVSKQISMRGLESEITHSILVKSFCKQNRLEEAEEFLRSLVRDGRVLSGYMVGHMVGALCKSRMFDKASCLVEEFHELRNVQMKHAYSVMIKELVRAGKVDVALEFLQGKMALEGYVPDVFRYNILIYRLLKENRLEEVYDLLMEMKEGQIAPDKATINAALCFFCKAGMMDVALELYNSRSEFQFSPNRMAYNHLIKTLCGDDADEAYHVLRNSIDQGYFLGRKTFSILADALCREGKLDKMKELILVALEQNFMPSTSTYDKFISALCRARRVEDGYLIHRELNRVTQFGSKNTYSNLIYGLSKLNRGGIAIGLLIEMQEKGHTPTRKLLRAVVKCLFEMDVSHLQFFKFLEMLLSCHENKCQVYDFFIDGAGDAKKPELAREVFEMMQRSELVPNLSSDILMLQAYLKNRRISEALNFFRDLRNRREIHRKLYHAMIVGLCKANNPHIALEILREMRVNGVTPSLQCYEELVLSLCLCKRYDAVVNIVYDLEGTRHHISSFIGNVLLLHSLKSKELYEAWVCSRGAHDETSSRCSILGQLIGAFSGRMTINQNIEGLEEVINQCFPLDLYTYNMLLRRLTKTQMDSACELFSRLQQKGYEPNRWTYDILAQGFFKQGRVAEAKRWVEEMFRKGFDPTEKIKLLI